In Isoptericola jiangsuensis, the following proteins share a genomic window:
- a CDS encoding sugar ABC transporter permease — protein MAERTTTPVVAPDASRAGARRRRWWAEVGWKYPLAAVVVFYAAFPLAYVLSASLAPSGTLTGSTQLFREVSGQNFAALGDTRFWQWAANSLVIASSVVVGAVLMGAAAAYAFSRFRFTGRRLSLTSLLVVQMFPQMLAFIAIFLLLLTLGEVVPALGLNSKLALICVYLGGALGSNTFLMYGFFNTVPRELDEAAKIDGATHAQIYWTIVLRLVTPILATVALLTFVATFGDFVLARVVLTSEQNWTLAVGMYGWVSDQLNANWGLFAAGAVVAALPVLALFLFLQKYIVGGLTSGSVKG, from the coding sequence ATGGCCGAGCGCACCACGACCCCGGTCGTCGCCCCCGACGCGTCCCGCGCGGGCGCGCGCCGCCGCCGCTGGTGGGCGGAGGTCGGGTGGAAGTACCCCCTGGCCGCGGTCGTCGTGTTCTACGCGGCCTTCCCGCTGGCGTACGTGCTGTCGGCGTCGCTGGCGCCGTCGGGCACGCTGACCGGCAGCACGCAGCTCTTCCGCGAGGTGTCCGGGCAGAACTTCGCGGCCCTCGGCGACACCCGGTTCTGGCAGTGGGCCGCCAACAGCCTGGTCATCGCGTCCAGCGTGGTCGTGGGCGCCGTGCTCATGGGTGCGGCGGCCGCGTACGCGTTCAGCCGGTTCCGCTTCACGGGGCGGCGGCTGTCGCTGACGTCGCTGCTCGTGGTGCAGATGTTCCCGCAGATGCTGGCGTTCATCGCGATCTTCCTGCTGCTGCTCACGCTCGGCGAGGTCGTGCCGGCGCTCGGCCTGAACTCGAAGCTGGCGCTGATCTGCGTCTACCTGGGCGGTGCGCTGGGGAGCAACACGTTCCTCATGTACGGGTTCTTCAACACCGTCCCGCGCGAGCTGGACGAGGCGGCGAAGATCGACGGCGCCACGCACGCGCAGATCTACTGGACGATCGTGCTGCGCCTGGTGACGCCGATCCTGGCGACGGTGGCGCTGCTGACGTTCGTGGCGACGTTCGGCGACTTCGTCCTGGCCCGCGTCGTGCTGACGTCCGAGCAGAACTGGACGCTGGCCGTGGGCATGTACGGCTGGGTGTCCGACCAGCTCAACGCCAACTGGGGCCTGTTCGCGGCCGGTGCCGTGGTCGCGGCGCTGCCCGTCCTGGCCCTGTTCCTGTTCCTGCAGAAGTACATCGTGGGCGGGCTGACGTCCGGGTCCGTCAAGGGCTGA
- a CDS encoding ABC transporter permease subunit gives MSTDTTPPPVRESHARAWEGTGWGFAVKLVLMAVVNALGIYVAWSAWDVEQWGVLVGSLALVVVADVVYFSRRPLAGKYIYPGLVFLLVFQVFTMAYTVYVATTNYGTGHNSTQEQAVDALLIQNERPVEGAPTYPLTIVRSGDEVGFAVVDDAGQALVGTAEEPMAPADGATTEADRVTAVPDHDVVDLATLLADPALQEEVLALRVPVSEDADDGSYRTREGTRATVYASSLEWDESARTMTDTTTGTVYSADDGSGRFVAQDGSALTVGWRVGVGLDNFTKAFTNPNYAGPFWKITAWTFAFAFLTVASSFLLGLAIALLFDDKRLRGRRVMRTLFILPYAFPAFLSALLWRGMLNSNPEYGIVNSLFFLGARIEWLTDPWLAKLAILGVNLWLTFPYFFLVCTGAMQSLPGELEEAARIDGASRWRHFRAIQLPLLLISTTPLLIASFAFNFNNFVIVYMLTGGGPRFTDTSAPLGHTDILITMIYQISGVQGGSADYGLASALSIIVFLVVGAVSAFAFRRTRKLEEVL, from the coding sequence ATGTCGACCGACACCACCCCGCCTCCCGTGCGGGAGTCGCACGCCCGCGCCTGGGAGGGGACCGGCTGGGGCTTCGCCGTGAAGCTCGTGCTCATGGCGGTGGTCAACGCCCTGGGCATCTACGTCGCGTGGTCGGCGTGGGACGTCGAGCAGTGGGGCGTGCTGGTCGGCTCGCTCGCGCTGGTCGTCGTCGCGGACGTCGTCTACTTCTCGCGGCGCCCGCTGGCCGGGAAGTACATCTACCCCGGTCTGGTGTTCCTCCTGGTGTTCCAGGTGTTCACGATGGCGTACACCGTGTACGTCGCCACGACGAACTACGGCACCGGGCACAACAGCACGCAGGAGCAGGCGGTCGACGCGCTCCTCATCCAGAACGAGCGCCCCGTGGAGGGTGCGCCCACCTACCCGCTGACGATCGTGCGGTCCGGCGACGAGGTCGGGTTCGCCGTCGTGGACGACGCCGGGCAGGCGCTGGTCGGGACGGCCGAGGAGCCGATGGCGCCCGCCGACGGCGCCACCACGGAGGCCGACCGCGTCACCGCGGTCCCCGACCACGACGTCGTCGACCTGGCGACGCTGCTCGCCGACCCGGCGCTCCAGGAGGAGGTCCTGGCCCTGCGCGTGCCGGTCTCCGAGGACGCGGACGACGGCTCCTACCGGACCCGCGAGGGCACCCGCGCGACGGTGTACGCGTCGTCGCTGGAGTGGGACGAGTCGGCGCGGACGATGACGGACACCACCACGGGCACCGTGTACTCCGCCGACGACGGCTCGGGCCGGTTCGTCGCGCAGGACGGCAGCGCCCTGACGGTCGGCTGGCGCGTGGGCGTCGGGCTCGACAACTTCACCAAGGCGTTCACCAACCCGAACTACGCGGGCCCGTTCTGGAAGATCACCGCCTGGACGTTCGCGTTCGCGTTCCTCACGGTGGCGTCCAGCTTCCTGCTGGGCCTGGCCATCGCCCTGCTGTTCGACGACAAGCGGCTGCGCGGCCGGCGCGTCATGCGGACCCTGTTCATCCTCCCGTACGCGTTCCCCGCGTTCCTGTCCGCGCTGCTGTGGCGCGGCATGCTCAACTCCAACCCGGAGTACGGCATCGTCAACAGCCTGTTCTTCCTCGGCGCGCGCATCGAGTGGCTGACGGACCCGTGGCTGGCGAAGCTCGCCATCCTCGGCGTGAACCTGTGGCTGACGTTCCCCTACTTCTTCCTCGTGTGCACCGGCGCGATGCAGTCCCTGCCGGGTGAGCTGGAGGAGGCGGCGCGGATCGACGGCGCGAGCCGCTGGCGGCACTTCCGCGCGATCCAGCTCCCGCTGCTGCTCATCTCGACGACGCCGCTGCTCATCGCGAGCTTCGCGTTCAACTTCAACAACTTCGTCATCGTGTACATGCTCACCGGCGGCGGGCCACGGTTCACGGACACCTCCGCGCCGCTGGGGCACACCGACATCCTCATCACGATGATCTACCAGATCTCCGGGGTGCAGGGCGGCAGCGCCGACTACGGCCTGGCCAGCGCCCTGTCGATCATCGTGTTCCTGGTCGTGGGAGCCGTCTCGGCCTTCGCGTTCCGTCGCACCCGCAAGCTGGAGGAGGTCCTGTGA
- a CDS encoding sugar ABC transporter substrate-binding protein: MRKTTLSVAAVATMALLAACSGGTEPEPAASTAAAESSAPAASGSIVVWVDENRQPAVEAAAESFTAETGVEVETVVKNFEDIRADFLAQVPTGEGPDITIGAHDWLGALIVNGVVDTIDLGGRESEFEDVAIEAMTYDGQLYGLPYALESVALVRNTALAPDPVPDTFDEMIAAAKKTDAKLPFVINTAGADGDAYTYYAFQTSFGAPVFVQNEDGSYTTEVGMGGDEGYAYADWLAEHGQGGDGTLSTDWTYDIANQEFADGNSPYTVAGPWAISAFTDAGIDVAVDPVPSAGGETAAPFVGVQGFYLSAQSENKLVATQFLTNYITTDEAMQALYDADPRIPAFSSTAEAVSTDPVVAGFLAAAQQGAPMPSIPEMGDVWEHWNAAEASIISGAAKPKAAWDKMLTDLDATLNG; encoded by the coding sequence ATGCGCAAGACCACCCTGTCGGTCGCCGCCGTCGCCACGATGGCGCTGCTCGCCGCGTGCAGCGGCGGCACCGAGCCCGAGCCCGCCGCGAGCACGGCGGCCGCCGAGTCGTCCGCCCCCGCGGCGTCCGGCAGCATCGTCGTGTGGGTCGACGAGAACCGTCAGCCCGCCGTCGAGGCCGCCGCCGAGTCCTTCACCGCCGAGACCGGCGTCGAGGTCGAGACGGTCGTGAAGAACTTCGAGGACATCCGTGCGGACTTCCTCGCCCAGGTCCCCACGGGCGAGGGCCCGGACATCACGATCGGCGCCCACGACTGGCTGGGGGCGCTCATCGTCAACGGCGTCGTCGACACGATCGACCTCGGCGGCCGGGAGTCGGAGTTCGAGGACGTCGCCATCGAGGCGATGACCTACGACGGCCAGCTCTACGGCCTGCCGTACGCGCTGGAGTCGGTGGCGCTGGTGCGCAACACCGCGCTCGCGCCGGACCCGGTGCCGGACACGTTCGACGAGATGATCGCCGCGGCGAAGAAGACGGACGCGAAGCTGCCGTTCGTCATCAACACGGCCGGCGCCGACGGTGACGCGTACACCTACTACGCGTTCCAGACGTCGTTCGGCGCCCCGGTGTTCGTGCAGAACGAGGACGGCTCGTACACGACCGAGGTCGGCATGGGCGGCGACGAGGGCTACGCGTACGCCGACTGGCTGGCCGAGCACGGCCAGGGCGGCGACGGCACGCTGAGCACCGACTGGACGTACGACATCGCGAACCAGGAGTTCGCGGACGGCAACTCCCCGTACACGGTGGCGGGCCCGTGGGCCATCTCGGCCTTCACCGACGCCGGCATCGACGTCGCCGTCGACCCGGTCCCCTCGGCCGGCGGCGAGACGGCCGCCCCGTTCGTGGGCGTCCAGGGCTTCTACCTGTCGGCGCAGAGCGAGAACAAGCTCGTCGCCACGCAGTTCCTCACGAACTACATCACCACCGACGAGGCCATGCAGGCGCTCTACGACGCCGACCCGCGCATCCCCGCGTTCAGCAGCACGGCCGAGGCCGTGTCGACCGACCCGGTCGTCGCGGGCTTCCTCGCCGCGGCCCAGCAGGGCGCCCCGATGCCGTCCATCCCCGAGATGGGCGACGTGTGGGAGCACTGGAACGCCGCAGAGGCGTCGATCATCTCCGGTGCCGCGAAGCCGAAGGCCGCGTGGGACAAGATGCTGACCGACCTCGACGCGACGCTCAACGGCTGA
- a CDS encoding glycosyl hydrolase 53 family protein has protein sequence MSSAARRILGAFTGLVVAGSVTALPAVAADDDGPVEAGISIAKVEGLADDFDLGVDVSSVLSLEASGVVFRDTAGRPADLFDVLADAGVTDVRVRVWNDPWDAQGRGYGGGNTDVPRAVEIGERATAAGLGVLVDLHYSDFWADPAKQHAPKAWEDLDVDAKVAAVGDFTHDALAAFAAAGVDVETVQIGNETNNGVAGVTAWADRARMFSAGSAAVRDVLPDARVALHFTNPETAGRYAGYARQLDTYGVDYDVFASSYYPYWHGSLTNLTSVLSSVATTYGKDVMVAETSWAYTLDEGDGHPNTIQTAYPQYPTSVQGQATEVRDVVAAVAAVGDAGTGVYYWEPAWLPVGPPEAWEANRALWQEHGSGWATSYAGEYDPEDAGQWYGGSSWENQAMFDFQGNPLESLNVFSYVRTGAVAPREVTGVTPAEVRLVAGEPVELPGTVDVTYNDGVTENQAVTWEADDVAAIGGVGSYEVAGVTDAGVDVTVTVLVQVRNHLVDGSFEDGGAAWTITGTGAAVARTANSADLAHSVDFWHGSDYAFEVTQTVTGLEPGEYRVSATTQGGDAGASDVRVLSLTSGGASAEAPLEIAGWQVFRTATTGTVTVGDDGVATVGAAFTLAGGAWGTVDAFVLERVGDTPVTHPAYDAATVYTAGDRVSLDGRVFEALWWTRGATPGTSPWGAWAEIAGTADGTAVWTDSRVFVAGDVVVHDGVTFVARWWTRNQEPGASVRGPWERQG, from the coding sequence ATGAGCAGCGCAGCGCGCCGCATCCTGGGAGCGTTCACAGGCCTGGTGGTGGCGGGATCCGTCACCGCCCTCCCCGCCGTCGCGGCCGACGACGACGGACCCGTCGAGGCCGGCATCAGCATCGCGAAGGTCGAGGGCCTCGCCGACGACTTCGACCTCGGCGTCGACGTGTCCTCCGTCCTCTCCCTCGAGGCCAGCGGCGTCGTCTTCCGGGACACCGCCGGACGGCCCGCCGACCTGTTCGACGTCCTCGCCGACGCGGGCGTCACCGACGTCCGGGTCCGCGTGTGGAACGACCCCTGGGACGCGCAGGGCCGCGGCTACGGCGGCGGCAACACCGACGTGCCGCGCGCCGTCGAGATCGGGGAGCGGGCCACCGCCGCCGGGCTCGGCGTGCTGGTCGACCTCCACTACTCCGACTTCTGGGCCGACCCCGCCAAGCAGCACGCCCCCAAGGCGTGGGAGGACCTCGACGTCGACGCCAAGGTCGCCGCCGTCGGCGACTTCACCCACGACGCCCTCGCCGCGTTCGCCGCCGCCGGGGTCGACGTCGAGACCGTCCAGATCGGCAACGAGACCAACAACGGCGTCGCCGGCGTCACCGCGTGGGCCGACCGAGCCCGCATGTTCTCCGCGGGCAGCGCCGCCGTCCGGGACGTGCTTCCCGACGCGCGCGTCGCCCTGCACTTCACCAATCCCGAGACCGCCGGCCGCTACGCGGGGTACGCCCGCCAGCTCGACACCTACGGCGTCGACTACGACGTGTTCGCCAGCTCGTACTACCCGTACTGGCACGGCAGCCTCACCAACCTGACGTCCGTCCTGTCGTCCGTCGCCACGACGTACGGCAAGGACGTCATGGTCGCGGAGACGTCGTGGGCGTACACCCTCGACGAGGGTGACGGTCACCCCAACACCATCCAGACCGCCTACCCGCAGTACCCGACCAGCGTGCAGGGGCAGGCCACGGAGGTCCGCGACGTCGTCGCCGCGGTCGCCGCCGTCGGCGACGCCGGCACGGGCGTCTACTACTGGGAGCCCGCGTGGCTGCCCGTCGGCCCGCCCGAGGCGTGGGAGGCCAACCGGGCGCTGTGGCAGGAGCACGGTTCCGGCTGGGCGACCAGCTACGCCGGGGAGTACGACCCCGAGGACGCCGGCCAGTGGTACGGCGGGTCCTCGTGGGAGAACCAGGCGATGTTCGACTTCCAGGGCAACCCGCTGGAGTCGCTGAACGTGTTCTCGTACGTGCGCACCGGCGCGGTCGCGCCCCGCGAGGTCACCGGCGTCACCCCCGCCGAGGTGCGGCTGGTCGCGGGCGAGCCCGTCGAGCTGCCCGGCACCGTGGACGTCACCTACAACGACGGCGTCACCGAGAACCAGGCCGTCACGTGGGAGGCCGACGACGTCGCCGCGATCGGCGGCGTCGGCTCGTACGAGGTCGCCGGCGTCACCGACGCCGGGGTGGACGTCACCGTGACCGTGCTCGTGCAGGTCCGCAACCACCTCGTGGACGGCAGCTTCGAGGACGGCGGCGCGGCCTGGACGATCACCGGCACCGGCGCGGCCGTGGCCCGCACCGCCAACTCGGCGGACCTCGCGCACTCCGTGGACTTCTGGCACGGCAGCGACTACGCGTTCGAGGTCACCCAGACCGTCACCGGCCTGGAGCCGGGCGAGTACCGGGTGTCCGCCACCACGCAGGGCGGCGACGCGGGCGCGTCCGACGTCCGGGTGCTGAGCCTGACATCCGGCGGGGCGAGCGCGGAGGCGCCGCTCGAGATCGCCGGCTGGCAGGTCTTCCGCACCGCGACCACCGGCACCGTCACGGTCGGGGACGACGGGGTCGCGACCGTCGGCGCGGCCTTCACTCTCGCCGGCGGCGCCTGGGGCACCGTCGACGCGTTCGTGCTGGAGCGGGTGGGCGACACCCCGGTCACCCACCCCGCCTACGACGCGGCGACGGTCTACACCGCCGGCGACCGCGTGAGCCTCGACGGCCGCGTGTTCGAGGCGCTGTGGTGGACCCGCGGTGCCACGCCCGGCACCTCCCCGTGGGGCGCGTGGGCCGAGATCGCCGGGACCGCGGACGGCACCGCCGTGTGGACCGACTCCCGGGTGTTCGTCGCGGGTGACGTCGTGGTGCACGACGGCGTGACGTTCGTCGCGCGGTGGTGGACCCGCAACCAGGAGCCCGGCGCGTCCGTCCGGGGTCCGTGGGAGCGGCAGGGCTGA